CGGCTGGGGTCCACGTTGATCCAGTTGTTGGCGATCCACTTAGTGCCGCGCGTGACCAGGCAGCCCCCGTGCAGCGAGTAGTCGTCCACGTCGCCCACCCAACCTAGGAGAGGAGGATGGTGTGAGGGGACCAGAGGGAATCTAGGCTGGGCTGGCTGGCCTGAGCTTGGCCTCCTATTGCCCAAGTGCGTGGCTAGGGCAGGCCCAGCTGTGCACACCTTCTGTGGCAAACATCTGGCCCCAGGGCCTCCTTGGCGGCTCAGCATCTCTCTCCAACGAATGCCTTTTCAACACCACTGCCCTTTGAAATCAGCTTTGTTGCTGCAGGGCCTGTCCACAGCCCTTCCCAGTCTGGGCTACTAAGGGGCATGTGTCCTCAGCCCCAGTGAGCTGAAAGGCTGGGGCATCAAAGAATCACAGGTTCCAGATAACCCAGGAGGCTGCACGGGTGCAGCCTGCTGAAGTCACTGATGATGGTCTTTGGGAGGCAGTAGGggcaaaaaaacccagaaaacataTGAAGGGGTGGGGGATGGCCAGAACCAGCTCACCAGGGTAGCAGTCAGGGCTGGGTAAAGGAAGGCAGCTCCCTCCAGGTATCCCTGGCCTGGCCAAGGTCCTCACCTTGCCCGTCAGGCAGGTAGTTGTACCAGAAGACAGCTGTGCCCTGGCGGGGCTTGACACGCAGGTTACCCTTGTCACAGTGCCTCCGAGTGTCACGGAGGTCAACATCATCTTGAATCAGACTCTGTGGGCGGCAGAGTGGTGGGGTTTTCAAACCACCTGAACTGTAGGGCCAGGAGCCCAAGGCCAGGCAGCCAAAGGTGGCTCAAGGGAAACCAGTTGGATGTGCCCAGGGGATAGTTGAGGCCTCATCCCAGGTCTGGCAGCGTACGTACTATTTTTGTTTGCCCAAGGCCCTGCCATCCCACCAGAGGAACAGCCCAGTTGGCCCTTACCATTTCATCATAGGTTCTGTTGTCTGCTACAGGGAAGACAGTCTCGCCCCCACCGGTGACGTTGTTCAAATAAAACAGCACTGTCATGTAGCTGTAAGGCAGGGGGGCCGTTGAGCAAGTCCCCAGCTGTGGATGCTCCCAGGGGCTTACCAGTGGGCAGGATAAGCTGCCCAGGTTCTCCCAGGGGCCGGAGGGGCAGGCTGGGATCACTGACAACAGGGGAGGTCTGTACCAAATGTCCCTAGCCCATTACATGGACccagtttctttttgtgtgtcaCAGTTTTTGTGGTGTGGCCAAGATCACAGGTGCATGCACTTAGCTAAACTACATGACCGTGCCTAAGGGCCTGCTGGGAAAGTTGAgctagcagaagcagcagaatcATGCAGACGGCTGGCTGCGACTAGAAGGGGCTGAGCCAGGGCATGAAGAGGGAGGACCTTCCACCATGCCTTGGCAGGGGAAGTGGGGGACACAGCTTCAAGAGGAGAAGCTGAGGTCTCCAGCAGTGCACGCAGGATTAACAACCTGGGGAGTGGGGTGGAAAGAATCGGGTCCAGCCTTGCCCCTTCCTGAGGGATCTGGGGGTAAGTTGCAGTGTCTGTGGGTACCTTGGTCTGGCCGCTGAGACCAGACGACCACCCCTTTTGGGCCCCTTGATAAACAGCCTTGGGGGAGACATGTGGTGGGGGGAATTCTCAAGCAGGATGCCCAGCATTCTCCTGGCCCCATACCAAGGGGAACACCcacagggcagggctgtgctGGTGTCAGGGGGGTGCCGGGTCTGGGAGCCACCCCCAGGTGGGAGTACTTGCCGGCAGGAGGTCTCGAAGGGTACAGATTCATTGGCTACCAGCTTGGTGTGGGAGCAGATGGTCTCTGGGTACACGGGCCCGCTGTCCACATGGGCATGGTAGTGGCCTCCCTCGCCATACCGCACGACCTGAAGCGGCTCGCTGAGCTCCACGATCTCGGGTGACAGGCGGGTGAGGCGCAGCACCCTGGTGGGCAGCAGGCATTCAGCTGGGCAGCCCCGTGCCAGGGGTGACACCCTGAAGGAGCTGGCCAGGTGAGTTGAGAGCCCGCCACGAGCGCTGCCCCTATTTCCCCTGGGAGCTCCTTAAGCCACCCTGGACTGGCCCTATAAGAGCAGGAAGGGGTGACTCCTGATGAACCAGAGACATCCACTGGCTGGGAAAAATTAGATTTCCATTAAGCCTAGGAGCGGGGAGGGAGACACTCCCTCCAGGAAGATGCTGTTTATCTAAAACCCCTGGCTACTCAGGGGCAGGGGGTCCTGTGGACAGAGTTAAGAGATCATTTCTCTAGTTAGCAGAAAACCAATATTCAATCTAGTACTAATCGCACGTGTATATCGTTTGCCCACCATTAGGGCTAATTAGCCTTTGTTAATTGCCGGTCTCCAGTGAGTTCCAGTCCTGAGCGCTGTTCTCTTGGTCCCAGCCAAGGACCTCTGTGGGGGCCTGCATGGTCTCCTCCCTGCAGCAGGGAGCCCAGGCTCGGGCGCTCACCTCTGGCGGATGGCGCGCATGACGTGGTGGGCGCCTTCGCCCTGGTAGAGCCACGTGTGGTGGCTGTTCCGCACCAGCTGGCTGGACTCCGCCCTGTGGCTCCTCATGTACTTGTGGAAGTCGCGAAGGTCCATGTTGGAGAACTCCTGCAGGCTCAGCACTCCTGCACAGGGCACCCCCCCCCACCATCAATGCCCACCACGCCCGTGTGGGGAGGGCAGAGTGGGGAGGCTGCACCTTCCTACctacccctggcctcaggcactGGGGGGCCATGTGCACCTGTCCCCCAACCTGGACTCGGGTCAGATGAAGTTGGCTTCTGTCACATCAGGCCCTACAGGAAGACCCAGAGAAGTTCGTGTCCTCAGTTTAAGCCCTGATTTGGCCCCCAAAAGGATGAAGCCCAACCCTGTCAGATTGGCCAGAGCGGGCTCTCCATAGGAAGCTTAGGCCATATGGCCAAGACCCTAGGCCAAGGACTGCCCTTGGCCCTCCAGCCTGGCTCTGTAGAGCGTGGTGGCCACCCTCCGGTCCTGTAGAGGGTGAAGAAAGAGAGTGTTCAGTGCTGGGTTTTGTCCTGGGCCTTCCACACTGGAGGATGTAAGCTGGAACCGGTCCCCAGGAGTTCTCTCATGACCTCAGGTCTCATCCTGGGTGGAACACCCCAGGCCAGTCCTGCCTGCTAAGACAGTCTCCCTCAGCAGAGGCAATCAGGCCGCTCTCCCCAAAGAGAACACTCTCCCCTGTTCCTGCTCAAGCCACAAAGCTGGGCTCTACCCTCTAGGGGTTCCGGAAGAGTGGCCTGGTGTCTTTGCTACAAGGTTGATCCCAATGACACACTCCCGTGCTTTGGCTGGGGCTTCTCTGAGGGTGGGGGCACTCGAGGGCTGTGAGTGTGTCACAGCGGGAGCGGGAGCAGCCTAGTGCCTCTCCAGGCACGGGTCCGGGCCAGATTCTTCACTCAGGGCTCGCCAGTTGGAAGGTCATCCTTCCAAGTCCTGCTTCCTCAACTGGTGCAGAACTTGGGCATGAGGGAAATGACTACGCCTGAGATACTTCCTGGGGGTTATTACCAAAGGGGAGGGTGCTTCCAGGACAGCTCTCCTGCCCACACCCACCCCCGGCAGTTAGAGGACTCCAGGCAGGCAAGAGGCAGGCAAGGGGGGCCCTGGTTAGACCAGTCAGCTGGCGGGGACCATGTGCCTGGCTGGATAAGTGGATGCCAAGCTGACCTCATTGTTCCTTCACTCCCGCTCCACTGCTCTGCCCTCTGCCAGCCAGCAGCCATACCTCCTGTACCCCACATGCTGCCCGACGAGGCCAAGAGGGTGCCCTCTGGACTGCCACCAAGGGGGAGCGGGCGGGTCTAGCTCCTGCCTCTTTCTGGGGTAAGGGCTCTGCTGGCCCCTCACCTCCTCACCTCCGGCTACTCTAGCAGCTGGGCCTAGGGGCCAcctggctgggggcaggaggaggctcTGGGACACAACAGTGACAAGATATGAGCTCACCATCCCCGTCAGGGTCAGCCTTGATGGCAGAGTACATCTCCTGAATGTTCTCTGGAGTCATCCACCGTCCATTCCCCAGGCGGTTCTGGGCCAGGACCTACACAGCACAAGATGATGCCTCAGGGGGCTGGCTCCGGTGATGGAGAGTCGCCAGGGCACACACAGCTGCCCTGTTCTTTCTGGAGGGCGGAGGGTTCAGGTGACAGGACGTGGGTGAGGACGAAGGCCAGGGCTCAGGCTCCCAGTCCAGACACCGGAGGGCCACGAGCATCCTCAGCCCTGGGGGAGCTGTGGCTCCACCCGGAGGAATGTTGGCTTATTGGAGGCAAAGGGGAGGCCAGGCCAGCGTCCCACCCACACACCCCAGGTGAGGTGGGTGAGGCCAGGGCCTGGTACGAAGAGGGAAGAGGCACGGTCAGGAGATGACTGTCCACGGGGCCCCTTAGGAAGATCGGACCCTGTGAGACGCCCTGTATAGGCAAGGGAGCCCACACCCCACCGAGACCTCTCTCAGAAGCCTGGGTGTGAGGGGCATGTAGAGAGGCATGCAGACGTCTGGCTTCCTCGTTGCTGCCGCCTCACGGACAGTGAATCCTGTGGGGCTCTCAGCAATGGTGGCAAGGAAACCAGAGCGCAGACAGCATGGCACCCCAGGCACTGTGGCCATAAGTGCCATTGGCCCCAGTAGATGCCCCTTTTGTCCTCCGGAGTTCCCAGGGCAGCAGGGGGCCctctgggaaggaaggaggatcCTGGCCCTGCTCATGCCCAAGGTTAGGTGGCATCAGGCTCCTGTGGTTGGGGCAGAGCAGCACGTGTGACCCGGCCACTAGAAAGACAAGTCGGGGGCGCTCCCACCCTGGGGCGGGGGGCTCCTCCAGGCCCCCCACCTCACGCAGCTGCAGGCGGCCATCATGGTTCTGATCCAGCAGCTGGAAGAGGTCCAGCGGGCTGATCTGCATTGTGCCCATCGCTTCCTCGTACTCCTCGGTGGGCAGGATCTGGCTGCGCTGCAGCCCCTTCATCTGCGCCAGGTGGATGACAAGCCGACACTCCTCGTCGCTCAGGAAGCCGGGGATCTCTGCCAGGAGAGGAGGGGGTGAGGCCAAGGGCCTTCCGGTCTGCAGGGTGCCCGGGCTAGGTCCCGTCCCCTGCTGGTCACCCAGCCAGGAGGACCTCACACACCCCTTTACATCTGCTCTGGACTCGGAGTCCAAGGTCAAGTTGTCCTGCAAAGGCTGGCCAGCGTTGGGACACGGGGCCTCTCTCTTGGACGCTGAGAACACGCGTGTTCCAGGGGAGTCCTGGGAGGGGAGCCAGAGCTACGCCGGGGGTGGGCCAATCCACCTTGGGGAGGGGCCAAAGGCTCCAGGGTGGACCTGAGGGCCAGAGGGCTGCCCTCCAGGCCTTAAGCGGGGAGAGGATGCTGGCAGGTGTGTGCTTTCACTGTTGCTTTTCAGCAGTGTTCAAAGTGAATACGCCCGGTGCTCTTGGCcgtgccaccccccaccccaccccactctccTGCACTAGAGGGTGCAGGGGGCTGGGAGGTCAGTGGGAGTCACTCGGGTTTTTGGCACGTGCTCTAAGATGCCCTGGTGTTCTCTGCTTTGGGAACAAACGTGTACTGAACGCCTCCTTCCATGCCTGTAAGCCCGAGTAAAGGCCACTCAGGCCGGGGCCCTGGCTCCAGTGTCTGGATGCCCCCACCCCAGCGGCTCAAACAGCTCAGTGGTGCCTGGATCGCAAACCTCACACCTGGCAAGCCCGTATCCCAGCACTTCCAGAGGCTGGAGCCTGGGCCTCGCTTCAATCTCTTGTTCCTGGGAGGGACGCCTTCCTTGGATGGGTTAACAAGAGGCCCACCCAGGAACTAACCGGAGAAAGAGCTGGGCCACCGCTGTGACCCCCGAGAACTCCTGCTGCTCCTCTGGCTTTTCTCTCAGCATGAAGTTCCAGTTGTTGCCAAGGGGATGGAAAACAGCCACTCAGCCAGGATTGGAGCTGTTTTTAATAGTAATCACGGCAGATCACACTCAGGGAGCACAGACTCTGTGTCCTGTCCTAAGCACGTCATCAACTCTGTAATCTGTATCCTCGTCCTAGAAAACCAGGCCCCACGAATTCACCCTTCCTTCCCCGGAGAAGCCCCAAGCACAGAGACATTGGTGACTTGGCCAGGGTGACACAGGCTGCTGTCCTGCAAAATCCAGGCTCACAGCCGGATTCTGCTTCCATGGAGAAGGGACCCAGATCCAACGACACCGAGGACAGGATACAAGCCCTCGCCCTTGGCCGGCTTGATCCCCTCAACCTGGCGAACCCGGAAAGGGTGTGAGCCACGCACTGGGAGAGGGGGTAGCGCTGCGGGACAGTGGTTAGACTGAACTGCTAATCCACAGAGTCACCTCCCAatggttttaaaacataaatgaacaagaaaagtaaaccagagaaagaaaacacaagccCAGGTTTCTTCAGTTTATTAGGTGCCAGTAGTTCACAGGCCCAAAGGAGATGCCACTCTCTCTACAGTCCCCTGCCATGTGCTGATCAAATCAAACTGTTCAGGCCGGCACGTGCGACCTAACCAGGAGGGTCTAAGCTCATGGGAGCTGGGCAAACACTGGCTCCTGGGGGGTCGGTATAGCACTATGAAGTTCCCAACCTCAGTCCACCGAGACCAAGGCAGAGAAACCGGGTGACAGACCGAGGGCTGTGGCTGCCGGTGGCACTGGTGATGCTGTGTGGTGATGGCGGGGCAGGGGCTCCCTGGGGCCCTGCAGAGCGCATGCCCATTCCTCAAGCCATGGTGCTGTGCCAGGGCACTGGCTACACAGAGATGCGGGCACCCAGCTTGCTGGACCATGACATGGCGGCCGAGGCTGTCCAGCAGTCAGTCAGCTGGTTGCCCCTGCTGGCCAGGGGGGGGTGCTACCCTGACATGTGCCTCTTCCTGCCTCATCTTTGCCCTGTTTTGCCTTGACAGGTGGGGCAGGGACTTCCAGGTAAGGGTGGGGGGCATCTCCCCAGCGGGGGCCAGTTCTGGTAGCTCTTCACTACTCACTGCCTGGTGTGCCTACCAGTGCCAGGGGCAGACAGGGAGAGGAAGGACTCTTTGGTCAGGGTGTTGCCAGCAGAGAAGGAGCAGAGGCCCAGGGGACAGAGGAGATATGGGCAGGGGACTATCCTTGGTGAGCACCCTTGGTCTGGACCTGCAAATCAACGAGGGCTCTTGAATGTTGAGGCCAGGCCAGTGAGCAGGCTGCTTTAGGCTGTGGGACTGACCACCCTCTCCAGGGAGGTGTGCAAACTCTGCCCACAGGATCCTGCCAAGAGATGGAACCACGGCTCATGTGGTGGCTTTTTCTCTGCCAGAGTCCTGAGATTGCACGACTGactccccttccccagcctcatCTATCCTGGGAACAGCAGCCTCCTCAGTTTCTTCTCTGTAGAGCAGGGCCCTGCCTAGAGCCTCAGGGTGCAGCCTCAGCAGCAAGAATGGGCTCTTTCAGAACCTGAGGATGGGGCCCCTCTGCTCTTTGCCAACCCTAGTCCTGGCCAGAAACTGCAGGGTCCGGCAGGCCTTTCAGGTCGAGAGGGAGGGCCCTGCTTTCTCCCTCCAAGGTGAGGAGTGAAGGCCCAGAGTGCtggtcccccaccccccgcaccccTCTCCCAGGCACTTGGCATCCACtggagctggaggtgggggtgtgcTGGAAAGGTGGAAAGCAGcctgggtgaggggaggggtgaggCTGGGAGGGGAGATACGGGCTGAGGGCTAAGACTTCAGCAAGCAAGGAGCAAGGCCAGCTGTAGGGCTGTTGCTAGGTAACTAGGGTGTCGTTGCTCAGCAACCATGGAGTGTCTGGCTGGGCCTCTAGCCAGGAGCACCCAGAGGCCTCAGCCTGGAATCCAGGAACCGGGTCCTGAGTACCCACTGCCTCTGCCCCGCAGGTTCATGTACCCATGCCGCAGCCAGCTGCAAGCCCATGAAGGCCTGCCACAGCCCCCCCGGTCAGCCGTGCTGCCCTGCAGACACTTCCCCACCAGCCACAGCCTCTGCGCCTGTCATCTCCAACAGCTCCCACCCGCGCCGCCCACCGGAGTCTCTGCACTGCTTCTCTTGGCTCCTGTCACCCTCGCTCGGCCCCAGGGGCCGCAATCCACCCTTTCAGATCACAACTCCCCAGGGCCAGGTAAACGGCTCTCtggtgggaagaagggagggcAGTGGGAGGAACCTCTGCTGAgggctcccctcctccacccGGGGCCCAGGGGAGCCTCACTCAACCCCTCCCCCCAGTATCACGCGCCAGCTGCAGGGACTGCGGGTTGCAGGACACCAGCTGATCCAAGGAGGTCCTAGACAGAGTCTGCACCAGCGATTTTGGTGAACCCTGGCGTCCAGCACCCCTTCCAACCCCTTTCAGGTGCATTCATTACAGCGCCCGGCTGGGCACTAAGACAAAAGAGACAGGGCATGCCCAAATGTTGTGCCTGCTTAGAACAAAGAAGTTGGTTCTCTCTTCCTAGGTACGGGGCATTGCAAACACAACCACATCCAGGAGGACAGGCGTTCGTCAGAACCCTGATCCCAAGAGCAGATCATCAGACAGGAGGGGGCAGTTCAccaggtggaggggaggagggggtacTCAGAGATGCCAGGCTCATCGCATGGCCCCTCTGATCCCTCCAGCTGTGAAGGTCAGCCTCTCCCAGCGCAATGGGTGGTCCCCAAGACCCTCGGACTCTCAGCTAGAGGTGCTGAGGGTAGGCCTGCTGCCCAACCCACCCTGGGGAGCTGGCGCCTGGTCTGCGATGCTGGCGGCATCCGGATGCCACGTGTGCACGGCCTCCTGCACGCAAGGCATGCTGGGACCTTTGTGCTGAGTGGGGAGGTGCAGGGTCACCGTCGGCCAGTCACCATGGCCTGTGCTTGGAGCGGGGACCGCCGCAATCTACGGCTGGCCGTGTGCTGGTGGCAGCATGGTCAGTGCCCACAACAGAGGCGACCCAGGTGGGGAGGGCCTGGGACGTGACAGCTGGAGCCCGTGCAGGGGCCCCGCACACCATGTGCTCCCCTGGACACACAGAcccctcctgctgctgccctcCGGGGATATGTGCACACCAGGGTCCAGAGACACTCCAAGCTTGCCCAGGCCAGCAAGAGCAGGGCAGAAGTCCGCTTCTGTGGTCAGAACGAGGTGCCCCTTCCTGAACCAGCAGTGCTCTGCCGGGTAAAAGGCAGGCAGCTGCGTGTGCCGGGCGGGTACAACTAGCGTCCTGCACCCCCCAGCCCTGTGATGCCAGCCTGGCGGACGCCTGCTACGGCCACCAGCACCCCACGCTGAGCCTGAGGGCAGGCGCGAAGCACTGGGTGACGCTCACCCAGGCACGATGCTGCTTGTCAAGCCCCAGATAGACTCGGTTATATCTTCCTGACCTTTACCGAGTCCACAGTTCTGCCAAGCAACAGGCCTGTGGAACAGCAGAGGCGGGGTCCATGCAGAAAACTGCTAAGCTCCTCACTAACCTGAACTCATACACATACACTAAAATCCCTTCTCTAATTCTGCACGTCCAGTGTcttgtcaagagaacacagtggtcTTAGGTAGCTGCTGAATTGtttttttaagctgaaaaaaGGATATGTCTGGAAACCCTACAATAAAGAGGCCATGGTTTTAAAACGCAGTGCTTTGTGGGAGGCTGTCAATGACTCGTTTACCTTAGATGGTTAAGAAAGTGGAATAAAACTCTGGCTGGCCCACTGGGAGTGCCCCCTGTTGCTCTCGAAGAGGGTGCGGAATCAGGAGGCCCCTCCTGTGCAGAGAGACTGAGGGCAGCCAGTGAAGCCCTCCAGCTGACCAGTAACTGTCGGCCGTAGACTCTGGCCGCTGGACACACAGCAAATACAATCAGGACCCCCACGCGTGTAGCTCACCTTTAGGGGCAGACACAATTGCCAAA
This region of Bos indicus isolate NIAB-ARS_2022 breed Sahiwal x Tharparkar chromosome 22, NIAB-ARS_B.indTharparkar_mat_pri_1.0, whole genome shotgun sequence genomic DNA includes:
- the P4HTM gene encoding transmembrane prolyl 4-hydroxylase, whose product is MAAAAGPRPEAPSPQWPPRHHDSAEAAARLSDCEDAPVRPLCKPRGICSRAYFLVLMVFVHLYLGNVLALLLFVHYSNGDESSDPGPQRRAQGPGPAPTLAPLTRLEGIKVGHERKIQLVADRDHFIRTLSLKPLLFEIPGFLSDEECRLVIHLAQMKGLQRSQILPTEEYEEAMGTMQISPLDLFQLLDQNHDGRLQLREVLAQNRLGNGRWMTPENIQEMYSAIKADPDGDGVLSLQEFSNMDLRDFHKYMRSHRAESSQLVRNSHHTWLYQGEGAHHVMRAIRQRVLRLTRLSPEIVELSEPLQVVRYGEGGHYHAHVDSGPVYPETICSHTKLVANESVPFETSCRYMTVLFYLNNVTGGGETVFPVADNRTYDEMSLIQDDVDLRDTRRHCDKGNLRVKPRQGTAVFWYNYLPDGQGWVGDVDDYSLHGGCLVTRGTKWIANNWINVDPSRARQALFQQEMARLAREGGADSQPEWALDRAYRDTRVEL